A region from the Salidesulfovibrio onnuriiensis genome encodes:
- the selD gene encoding selenide, water dikinase SelD — protein MAKLRLVDTVKAAGUAAKIAPGELEQALSGLGALHSDRIIAGMGGDNEDAVILHFPAGKALVQTVDFFTPIVNDPYRFGQVAAANALSDVYAMGGEPWSAMNIVCFPIKSMPGEVLAKVLQGGQDKITESGAVLAGGHSVEDEELKYGLAVSGVVDPDGFASNRGVRPGDELLLTKPVGTGVLATAVKAEWEGCDELEEILYKWASRLNKTGGKVIRELGLKGATDVTGFGLGGHAIELAEASKVSIELRLEAVPFIPEAVELAGMGMLPGGSLCNRNHYRPKTRASEHCDPIRFDLVFDAQTSGGLILAVPGDRLDQARAMLEAAGDLVAHIGRAVPAEPGKPLIII, from the coding sequence ATGGCCAAGCTCAGGCTTGTGGACACCGTGAAGGCAGCCGGTTGAGCCGCCAAGATTGCTCCGGGTGAACTGGAGCAGGCGCTCTCCGGGTTGGGAGCTCTTCACAGTGACAGGATCATCGCCGGTATGGGCGGCGACAATGAGGATGCGGTCATCCTGCACTTCCCTGCGGGGAAGGCGCTGGTGCAGACCGTGGACTTCTTTACGCCCATCGTCAATGATCCCTACCGCTTCGGACAGGTGGCTGCGGCCAATGCCTTGTCCGATGTCTATGCCATGGGCGGTGAGCCTTGGTCGGCCATGAATATTGTCTGCTTTCCCATCAAGTCCATGCCCGGTGAAGTGCTGGCCAAGGTGCTTCAGGGCGGCCAAGACAAGATCACCGAGTCCGGCGCCGTTCTGGCTGGCGGACACAGCGTGGAGGACGAGGAGCTCAAGTACGGGCTGGCCGTTTCCGGGGTCGTGGACCCGGACGGGTTCGCCTCCAACCGGGGCGTGCGGCCCGGCGACGAACTGCTGCTGACCAAGCCCGTGGGTACGGGCGTGCTGGCCACGGCGGTGAAGGCCGAATGGGAAGGCTGCGATGAGCTGGAGGAAATTTTGTACAAGTGGGCCTCGCGCCTGAACAAGACGGGCGGCAAGGTCATCCGGGAGCTGGGCCTCAAGGGCGCCACGGACGTGACCGGATTCGGCCTGGGCGGCCACGCCATCGAGCTGGCCGAGGCCAGCAAGGTGTCCATTGAGCTTCGCCTGGAGGCCGTGCCGTTCATCCCCGAGGCCGTGGAGCTGGCGGGCATGGGCATGTTGCCGGGAGGCAGCCTCTGCAACCGCAACCACTACCGGCCCAAGACCCGGGCCTCCGAACATTGCGATCCCATCCGATTCGACCTGGTCTTCGACGCCCAGACCTCGGGCGGCCTGATCCTGGCCGTGCCGGGCGACAGGCTCGACCAGGCCCGGGCCATGCTGGAGGCGGCCGGGGACCTGGTCGCGCACATCGGCCGCGCCGTTCCCGCCGAACCGGGAAAACCCCTGATTATCATCTAG
- the lepB gene encoding signal peptidase I encodes MSRDLVKSVRDSFEILIVALILALFIRTFVVQAFKIPSGSMLETLQIGDHLLVSKFLYGVKLPFTDKIIIPISDPERRDVIVFKYPQDPSVDYIKRVIGLPGDTIEIREKKLYVNGELQEEPYVHYKDSMIYPHPDQMPETLTPNMFDAYFNGTNNLAKRDNMPKLTVPEGKYFVMGDNRDGSHDSRFWGFVDRSQIVGKALIIHWSWRSFTDIRWSRLGTIVR; translated from the coding sequence ATGAGTAGAGACCTGGTAAAATCCGTTCGCGATTCCTTTGAAATTCTCATTGTGGCCCTGATCCTGGCCCTGTTCATCCGCACCTTCGTGGTCCAGGCCTTCAAGATTCCGTCCGGCTCCATGCTGGAGACCCTGCAGATCGGCGACCATCTGCTGGTGAGCAAGTTCCTCTATGGCGTGAAGCTGCCGTTCACGGACAAGATCATCATCCCGATCTCCGATCCCGAGCGCCGCGACGTCATTGTCTTCAAGTACCCGCAGGATCCCTCGGTGGACTACATCAAACGCGTGATCGGCCTGCCCGGCGACACCATCGAGATCCGCGAGAAGAAGCTTTACGTCAACGGCGAGCTGCAAGAGGAACCCTACGTGCACTACAAGGATTCCATGATTTACCCGCATCCCGACCAGATGCCCGAAACCCTGACCCCGAACATGTTCGACGCCTACTTCAACGGCACCAACAACCTGGCCAAGCGCGACAACATGCCCAAGCTCACCGTGCCCGAGGGCAAGTACTTCGTCATGGGCGACAACCGCGACGGTTCGCACGATTCCCGCTTCTGGGGCTTCGTGGACCGCAGCCAGATCGTGGGCAAGGCGCTCATCATCCACTGGTCGTGGAGGTCGTTCACGGATATTCGCTGGAGCCGCCTGGGCACCATCGTCAGGTAG
- a CDS encoding MBL fold metallo-hydrolase, which translates to MHTLLFGGEQGWHIAYASLPAAAASFPQRGTGMNRRSFIKQAAVASAAVANTAIWAGKAQADQSARAYTGHKQAGYYWLKIGEYDVAALSDGTLNSNGRILNGQPGQVEKLLEESHAPTPRVTSVNSFLILMGERRILVDAGTGQLLGPTLDKLPTSLESAGFAAEQITDILLTHIHADHSGGLTAGGKRVFPNATVHVNDVEADFWLSPVNQDKATDKRKWSFVQADKALAPYVSAGKVSRFKGGNMVLPGISSINAPGHTPGHTFFALESRGEKLVFFGDTVHVGEVQFPSPELAIEYDIDPDGAVEQRRKAFAEASEEGYLVAGAHISFPGIGHVAKAATGYRWIPIPYVNDSHA; encoded by the coding sequence ATGCATACCCTTTTGTTCGGTGGTGAACAAGGATGGCATATAGCCTACGCATCGCTGCCTGCGGCGGCAGCTTCATTTCCACAGAGAGGAACCGGCATGAACAGACGAAGTTTCATCAAGCAGGCGGCAGTGGCTTCCGCCGCAGTTGCGAATACCGCCATTTGGGCGGGAAAGGCGCAGGCCGACCAGTCTGCCCGAGCGTACACCGGCCATAAGCAGGCCGGATACTATTGGCTGAAAATCGGCGAATACGATGTGGCGGCGCTGTCCGACGGGACCCTGAATTCCAATGGACGGATTCTCAACGGCCAGCCTGGACAGGTGGAAAAATTGCTTGAGGAATCTCATGCACCGACACCACGAGTGACTTCGGTCAACTCATTCCTCATTCTTATGGGTGAGCGGCGTATCCTTGTCGATGCCGGGACCGGACAGCTGCTCGGTCCTACGCTCGACAAGTTGCCGACCAGCCTCGAATCCGCCGGGTTTGCCGCGGAACAGATCACGGACATTCTGCTTACCCATATCCATGCGGACCATTCCGGCGGACTGACCGCAGGCGGCAAGCGGGTCTTTCCCAATGCCACCGTGCATGTCAACGACGTGGAGGCCGATTTCTGGCTTTCCCCCGTCAACCAGGACAAGGCGACGGACAAACGCAAATGGTCCTTTGTCCAGGCGGACAAGGCGCTGGCCCCCTATGTTTCCGCCGGTAAGGTCTCCCGTTTCAAGGGAGGGAACATGGTTCTTCCCGGGATATCGTCCATCAATGCGCCTGGACATACGCCGGGGCACACCTTTTTTGCCTTGGAGAGCCGAGGGGAAAAGCTGGTGTTTTTCGGCGACACCGTCCATGTGGGCGAGGTCCAGTTCCCCAGTCCGGAGCTGGCCATCGAATATGACATTGATCCGGACGGGGCCGTCGAACAACGCCGGAAGGCCTTTGCGGAGGCCTCGGAAGAGGGATACCTGGTCGCCGGCGCTCACATTTCTTTCCCGGGCATAGGTCATGTGGCCAAGGCCGCTACGGGATATCGTTGGATTCCGATACCGTACGTCAACGATTCGCACGCATGA
- the lepA gene encoding translation elongation factor 4: protein MNTKNIRNFSIIAHIDHGKSTLADRILEITGMVSDREKKDQYLDKMELERERGITIKAQTVRIPYKAANGEEYVLNLIDTPGHVDFSYEVSRSLAACEGALLVVDATQGVEAQTLANVYLALDNDLEVIPVLNKIDLPSADPEAISAEIEEVIGLDCSDSLHVSAKTGLNVERVLDAIVEQLPAPKGDPDAPLKALIFDSWYDSYQGVVVLFRILEGRLRKGDDIRIFSTGKDFDVTRLGAFMPEPVDIKEMGPGEVGFLCASMKELGDAPVGDTITHVERPTADPFPGFKPVKPMVFAGLYPIEPAEYETLKAALEKLQLNDAAFTFEPEVSQALGFGFRCGFLGLLHIEIIQERLEREFGAKLITTAPSVVYKVDTVDGKNLVIDNPSKMPDPTKIDKIHEPFVRMDIHVPNEFVGPVLALCEEKRGIQKNMGYITPTRVMITYEIPFAEVMYDFFDKLKSSTKGYASLDYEIIDYREADMVKLDILINGDPVDAFSCIVHRENSARQGRAIALRLKRSIPRQLFEVVIQAAIGSKIIAKERNAPFRKDVTAKCYGGDISRKRKLLEKQKEGKKRMRRMGNVEIPQEAFLSVLKADED, encoded by the coding sequence ATGAACACGAAAAATATACGAAATTTCAGCATCATCGCTCATATCGACCATGGTAAGTCCACCCTGGCCGACCGTATCCTCGAGATAACGGGCATGGTCTCGGACCGCGAGAAAAAGGACCAGTACCTGGACAAGATGGAGCTGGAGCGCGAGCGCGGCATCACCATCAAGGCCCAGACCGTGCGCATTCCCTACAAGGCCGCGAACGGCGAGGAATACGTGCTCAACCTCATCGACACGCCGGGCCACGTGGACTTCAGCTACGAAGTCTCCCGTTCCCTGGCCGCCTGCGAAGGCGCGCTGCTGGTGGTGGACGCCACCCAGGGCGTGGAGGCCCAGACCCTGGCCAACGTGTACCTGGCCCTGGACAACGACCTCGAGGTCATCCCGGTACTGAACAAGATCGACCTGCCCAGCGCCGACCCCGAGGCCATCTCCGCCGAGATCGAGGAGGTCATCGGCCTGGACTGCTCGGATTCCCTGCATGTTTCGGCCAAGACCGGCCTCAATGTGGAGCGCGTGCTCGACGCCATCGTGGAGCAACTGCCCGCCCCCAAGGGCGACCCGGACGCGCCGCTCAAGGCTCTCATCTTCGACTCCTGGTACGATTCCTACCAGGGCGTGGTGGTGCTGTTCCGCATTCTGGAGGGCAGGCTGCGCAAGGGCGACGATATCCGCATCTTCTCCACGGGCAAGGATTTTGACGTCACCCGGCTGGGCGCATTCATGCCCGAGCCCGTGGACATCAAGGAAATGGGACCGGGCGAGGTCGGGTTCCTGTGCGCCAGCATGAAGGAACTGGGCGATGCGCCCGTGGGCGATACCATCACCCACGTGGAGCGGCCCACCGCAGATCCCTTCCCGGGCTTCAAGCCGGTCAAGCCCATGGTCTTTGCCGGCCTGTATCCCATCGAACCCGCCGAGTACGAGACCCTCAAGGCCGCCCTGGAAAAGCTCCAGCTCAACGACGCGGCCTTCACCTTCGAGCCCGAGGTCTCCCAGGCGCTCGGCTTTGGTTTCCGGTGCGGCTTCCTGGGCCTGCTGCATATCGAGATCATCCAGGAACGCCTGGAACGTGAATTCGGGGCCAAGCTGATCACCACCGCGCCGTCCGTGGTCTACAAGGTGGACACCGTGGACGGGAAGAACCTGGTGATCGACAACCCCAGCAAGATGCCCGATCCCACCAAGATCGACAAGATCCACGAGCCGTTCGTGCGCATGGACATCCATGTTCCCAACGAATTCGTGGGGCCGGTGCTGGCCCTGTGCGAGGAAAAGCGGGGCATCCAGAAGAACATGGGCTACATCACGCCCACCCGCGTGATGATCACCTATGAGATTCCCTTTGCCGAGGTCATGTACGACTTCTTCGACAAGCTCAAGTCCAGCACCAAGGGTTACGCCTCCCTGGATTACGAGATCATCGACTACCGCGAGGCGGACATGGTCAAGCTGGACATCCTCATCAACGGGGACCCGGTGGACGCCTTCTCCTGCATCGTGCACCGCGAGAATTCCGCGCGCCAGGGAAGGGCCATCGCCCTGCGCCTCAAGCGTTCCATTCCGCGCCAGCTTTTCGAGGTGGTCATCCAGGCCGCCATCGGCAGCAAGATTATCGCCAAGGAGCGCAACGCGCCCTTCCGCAAGGACGTGACCGCCAAGTGCTACGGCGGCGACATCTCCCGCAAGCGCAAGCTTCTGGAAAAGCAGAAGGAAGGCAAAAAGCGCATGCGCCGCATGGGCAACGTGGAGATTCCGCAGGAGGCCTTCCTGTCCGTGCTCAAGGCCGACGAAGATTAA
- a CDS encoding DegT/DnrJ/EryC1/StrS family aminotransferase, translating to MPVRSKDNFLVFGSPLVGQEEIDEVVASMKSGWLGTGPKVARFESHFAAYTGAIHAAAFNSCTAALHLSLVALNLKPGDEVITTPLTFCASVNAIIHAGATPVLADVDPVTGNIDPECIRAKITERTRAILPVHYAGRACDMDAIMALAREYDLRVVEDCAHAIETRYKGRHAGTFGDFGCFSFYVTKNVVTGEGGMVVTRSEQDIQRIKVLGLHGMSADAWKRFSDEGYKHYMVVEAGFKYNMMDIQAAIGIHQLKRVEECLVRRREIWGMYDEAFADLPIGIPAPEEPDTRHARHLYTILVDEAECGVSRDRFLERMTKENIGVGVHYLSIPEHPYYQQNYGWKPEETPVATRIGRQTLSLPLSAKLTDQDAADVIQAVKQSLGA from the coding sequence ATGCCTGTTCGGTCAAAAGATAATTTTCTTGTCTTCGGCTCCCCGCTCGTCGGGCAGGAGGAGATCGACGAAGTCGTGGCCAGCATGAAGAGCGGCTGGCTCGGCACCGGCCCCAAGGTGGCCCGGTTCGAGAGCCATTTCGCCGCCTATACCGGGGCCATACACGCCGCCGCCTTCAATTCCTGCACCGCGGCCCTGCACCTGAGCCTGGTGGCGCTCAATCTCAAGCCCGGCGACGAGGTCATCACCACGCCGCTGACCTTCTGCGCCTCGGTCAACGCCATCATCCACGCCGGGGCCACCCCGGTGCTGGCGGATGTGGACCCGGTCACCGGCAATATCGATCCCGAGTGCATCCGGGCAAAGATCACGGAGCGCACCCGGGCCATCCTGCCCGTGCACTACGCGGGCCGCGCCTGCGACATGGACGCCATCATGGCCCTGGCCCGGGAGTACGACCTCCGGGTGGTGGAGGACTGCGCCCACGCCATCGAGACCCGCTACAAGGGCCGGCACGCCGGGACCTTCGGCGATTTCGGCTGCTTCAGCTTTTACGTGACCAAGAACGTGGTCACGGGCGAGGGCGGCATGGTCGTCACCCGCAGCGAGCAGGACATCCAGCGCATCAAGGTGCTGGGCCTGCACGGCATGAGCGCGGACGCCTGGAAGCGGTTCAGCGACGAGGGCTACAAGCATTACATGGTCGTGGAGGCCGGATTCAAGTACAACATGATGGACATCCAGGCCGCCATCGGCATCCACCAGCTGAAGCGGGTGGAGGAGTGCCTGGTGCGCCGCCGGGAAATCTGGGGTATGTATGACGAGGCCTTCGCGGACCTGCCCATCGGCATCCCGGCTCCGGAGGAGCCGGACACCCGCCATGCCCGCCACCTGTACACCATCCTGGTGGACGAGGCGGAATGCGGCGTGAGCCGGGACCGGTTCCTGGAGCGCATGACAAAGGAAAACATCGGGGTGGGCGTGCACTACCTGAGCATTCCCGAACACCCGTATTATCAGCAGAATTACGGCTGGAAGCCGGAGGAGACTCCGGTGGCCACCCGCATCGGTCGCCAGACCCTGAGCCTGCCGCTCTCGGCCAAGCTCACGGACCAAGACGCGGCCGATGTCATCCAGGCAGTGAAACAATCTCTCGGAGCGTAA
- a CDS encoding ArsR/SmtB family transcription factor: MRPLTHPAIEDVTVTGLLHALSDPIRVQIFKEIMGSDSPRMCSEFLNTLGRTIPKATLSQHFKVLREAGLIRSERIGVKVQSTARHEELEPRFGQMIASILAAYSAEFDT, from the coding sequence ATGAGGCCACTTACCCATCCTGCGATAGAAGACGTGACGGTCACAGGGCTCCTTCATGCCCTGTCCGACCCCATCCGGGTTCAGATATTCAAAGAAATCATGGGATCCGATTCCCCGAGGATGTGTTCCGAATTTCTCAACACGCTGGGGCGCACCATACCGAAAGCGACTTTATCACAGCATTTCAAGGTACTGCGCGAGGCAGGCCTCATCCGAAGCGAGCGAATAGGCGTCAAGGTCCAAAGCACCGCGCGGCACGAGGAACTCGAACCGAGATTCGGCCAGATGATAGCTTCCATTCTGGCCGCCTATTCAGCGGAATTCGATACATAA
- a CDS encoding HAD family hydrolase — protein MAVRGVVFDMDDTLCLERDYVKSGFRAVADHVRDAADAEEVFGALWAMFEEGVRGDTFNRLMDRFPTVAGAFDIPTLVSVYRNHTPSVSFLPGIGELLATLRGLNIKIGVLSDGPLASQQAKAVALGVYQVADAVMLTDSLGRECWKPSPEGFLRLEAELGLSGHELVYVGDNVEKDFIAPNRLGWATVRLRLREQLRCAAEASEEAAAPGHEVHSTEELSALLDTMKDG, from the coding sequence GTGGCGGTAAGGGGCGTTGTCTTCGACATGGACGACACGCTCTGCCTGGAGCGTGACTATGTGAAGAGCGGCTTTCGGGCCGTGGCCGACCACGTGCGTGACGCGGCCGATGCGGAAGAAGTGTTCGGGGCCCTGTGGGCCATGTTCGAGGAAGGTGTCCGGGGTGACACCTTCAATCGTTTGATGGACCGGTTTCCCACGGTGGCCGGGGCGTTCGACATACCTACACTGGTGAGCGTCTACCGCAATCACACCCCTTCTGTTTCCTTCCTGCCGGGCATCGGGGAGCTCCTTGCGACTTTACGGGGCCTAAATATCAAGATAGGAGTCCTCTCGGACGGGCCGCTGGCATCCCAGCAGGCCAAGGCCGTGGCCCTGGGCGTCTATCAGGTTGCCGATGCGGTCATGCTCACGGACAGTCTGGGCCGGGAGTGCTGGAAACCCTCGCCGGAGGGATTCCTGAGGCTCGAGGCCGAACTGGGCCTTTCCGGCCATGAGCTGGTATACGTGGGCGACAACGTGGAAAAGGATTTCATTGCACCCAACAGGCTGGGCTGGGCCACTGTGCGCCTGAGGCTGCGCGAACAATTGCGTTGCGCCGCGGAAGCCTCGGAGGAGGCGGCCGCCCCCGGCCACGAGGTGCATTCGACGGAAGAGCTG
- a CDS encoding ATP-grasp domain-containing protein, protein MHVLITSAGRRTSLVKAFKEVSNPGGCKVFAGDMDPLAPSLYLADEAVKLPPVLSDQYITFLLDYVTEQGIKLVVPTIDTELQVFAENAERFISRGCRLLISEPELISACRDKWNTFTFFDRLGVRTPKSWLPEDLDDEAIAELPDNLFVKPRDGSASVHTYATDRKGLKAIMGRVPNAIVQERIQGREITIDAFLDFDGKPLHYVPRIRIKTVGGESVQGVTISEPGLNEWLEGLLEIIGRMGGMGPMCLQAFLTSEGFVLFEINPRFGGGYPLGRAAGGSYPEWLVNLLRGEKVAPRLGEYKVGLSMTRYYCEVFTEEPKWR, encoded by the coding sequence ATGCACGTACTCATTACCTCGGCGGGACGCCGCACCTCACTGGTCAAGGCCTTCAAGGAAGTTTCCAACCCCGGCGGCTGCAAGGTCTTTGCGGGCGACATGGACCCCCTGGCCCCGTCCCTGTACCTGGCGGATGAAGCCGTGAAGCTGCCGCCCGTGCTCTCGGACCAGTACATTACCTTTTTGCTGGACTACGTGACCGAGCAGGGCATCAAACTGGTGGTGCCCACAATCGATACCGAGCTGCAGGTCTTTGCCGAAAATGCCGAGCGGTTCATTTCGCGCGGCTGTCGGCTGCTCATTTCCGAGCCCGAGCTCATCAGCGCCTGCCGCGACAAGTGGAACACCTTCACCTTCTTCGACCGGCTGGGCGTGCGCACGCCCAAGTCCTGGCTGCCCGAGGACCTGGACGACGAGGCCATTGCCGAACTGCCGGACAACCTGTTCGTGAAGCCGCGCGACGGCAGCGCCAGCGTGCATACCTACGCCACAGACCGGAAGGGCCTCAAGGCCATCATGGGCCGCGTGCCCAACGCCATCGTGCAGGAGCGTATCCAGGGCCGCGAGATCACCATCGACGCCTTCCTGGATTTCGACGGCAAGCCCCTGCATTACGTGCCGCGCATCCGCATCAAGACCGTGGGCGGTGAATCCGTGCAGGGCGTGACCATTTCTGAGCCGGGCCTGAACGAATGGCTGGAGGGCCTGTTGGAGATCATCGGCCGCATGGGCGGCATGGGCCCCATGTGTTTGCAGGCGTTCCTCACCTCGGAAGGCTTCGTGCTTTTCGAGATCAATCCCCGTTTCGGCGGCGGCTACCCCCTGGGCAGGGCCGCGGGCGGTTCCTATCCCGAATGGCTGGTGAACCTGCTGCGCGGCGAAAAGGTCGCGCCCCGGCTGGGCGAGTACAAGGTGGGTCTGTCCATGACCCGCTACTACTGCGAGGTGTTTACAGAGGAGCCCAAGTGGCGGTAA
- a CDS encoding tetratricopeptide repeat protein produces the protein MRVLMNFRVLLFVLLLLAFVGCKQGGNDPLGNGFSDDFTVDGTSFAELLKDAKKGNVDAQYYVGKMYYNGFGTSQDTEKALFWYKKSAEGDNIESMNDLGVIYSKDIDCIDCEKSLYWLNRAIKLGSDSSAAILSGMYMAGVCVEKDISKAEYINSNYLRSDISKKVYEANKYFWVAEYRDYEKAISIATNSFEEAVSTFGYMLGVAYKNGYGVDVDYSKSHYYYLRSALTGNTSSQYNVGVNYYTGEGVKIDKKVALKWVRMAAHKNHAKALLLLGYFYELGDCVAQNYNAAIEYYKKAASLGDAQAIKKLNVLAK, from the coding sequence ATGCGAGTTTTGATGAATTTTCGTGTTTTGCTTTTCGTGCTGCTGTTGCTTGCCTTTGTTGGGTGTAAGCAAGGAGGCAATGATCCTTTAGGAAATGGGTTCTCTGATGACTTCACGGTTGATGGAACTTCTTTTGCCGAGCTACTCAAAGACGCCAAAAAAGGTAATGTAGATGCCCAATATTATGTTGGGAAAATGTATTACAATGGATTTGGGACTTCGCAGGATACTGAAAAGGCTTTGTTTTGGTATAAAAAGTCTGCAGAGGGTGATAATATAGAATCAATGAATGATCTTGGAGTTATTTATTCAAAGGACATTGATTGTATTGATTGTGAAAAGTCATTATATTGGCTGAATAGAGCTATTAAGTTAGGGAGCGATAGCTCAGCCGCAATATTATCTGGAATGTATATGGCTGGCGTTTGTGTTGAAAAAGATATTTCTAAAGCTGAATATATTAATTCAAATTATCTTAGAAGCGATATTTCTAAAAAAGTGTATGAAGCAAATAAATATTTTTGGGTTGCTGAATATAGAGATTATGAGAAAGCTATAAGTATCGCAACAAACTCATTTGAAGAAGCAGTTTCAACTTTTGGATATATGCTCGGTGTGGCGTATAAAAATGGATATGGTGTCGATGTTGATTATTCAAAATCGCATTACTATTATTTGCGTTCTGCTTTAACTGGTAACACATCATCGCAGTATAATGTTGGGGTTAACTATTATACCGGAGAAGGTGTTAAGATTGATAAAAAAGTTGCTTTAAAATGGGTTAGAATGGCAGCACATAAAAATCATGCTAAGGCTTTGTTGTTGTTGGGATATTTTTATGAGCTTGGAGATTGTGTGGCTCAAAATTATAATGCTGCTATAGAATACTATAAAAAAGCTGCAAGTCTTGGTGATGCACAAGCAATTAAAAAATTGAATGTGTTAGCCAAATAG